One genomic segment of Mytilus galloprovincialis chromosome 5, xbMytGall1.hap1.1, whole genome shotgun sequence includes these proteins:
- the LOC143076866 gene encoding ATP-dependent DNA helicase Q1-like has product MESKINLAREKLKITYPLKDKQIETLKALDLGNDCISILPTGYGKSLIFQMLPWVLMKDEPGIVIVICPLTSIMQDQVMTLKEKGIRTSFVNLQGTVAYSYNSDNEDSDESKPQTVNMEMIKSGDIEILYSHPEAMFTPVLSRILRRKVFQQKVCCIAVDEVHMIEEWGEDFRPKFKQIGELTALFPNAAHLAVTATATPSCIQSLSKILQYINPTIIKVNPDRPNLFLEIKTRLSNLQKFSKYDDIVVPLAQELKTKREKFPLTIVYVESLEALGYFYQFINYELKEEQYIGEAIPENRIFGQFHKDYTSQMKQHILFELRKEEPKLRLVLATVALGMGLDAPAITRIIHCRPPTTLEKYFQEVGRAGRKGQKAEALMYYNNNDLAKNRKGLSDAMVQYCKTKDKCLRLQLLQYFGFNETKFNGPMYECCSYCRQLQ; this is encoded by the exons ATGGAGTCGAAAATAAACCTCGCTAGAGAAAAACTCAAGATAACTTATccattaaaagacaaacaaatagaAACGTTGAAGGCTTTAGATCTTGGGAATGATTGTATCAGCATTCTGCCGACTGGATACGGGAAAAGTCTGATCTTTCAAATGCTGCCATGGGTCCTTATGAAAGATGAACCTGGGATAGTTATAGTTATTTGTCCATTGACTTCCATTATGCAGGACCAAGTGATGACCCTGAAAGAAAAAGGTATCCGGACTTCCTTTGTTAATCTTCAAGGAACTGTAGCTTACAGTTACAACAGTGATAATGAGGACTCCGATGAATCCAAACCGCAAACTGTGa ATATGGAAATGATCAAAAGTGGTGATATTGAGATTTTGTACAGCCATCCTGAGGCTATGTTTACTCCAGTTTTGAGCAGAATACTACGCAGAAAAGTCTTTCAGCAAAAGGTGTGCTGCATTGCAGTTGATGAAGTTCACATGATTGAGGAGTG GGGAGAAGATTTCAGACCAAAGTTTAAGCAGATTGGAGAATTAACAGCTCTTTTTCCAAATGCTGCTCACCTAGCTGTAACAGCAACGGCCACACCAAGTTGTATACAATCCCTTTCTAAAATACTTCAGTATATCAACCCAACTATTATTAAAGTAAACCCAGACCGACCAAATTTGTTCcttgaaataaaaacaagattGTCAAACCTTCAGAAGTTTAGCAAATATGATGATATTGTTGTTCCTCTAGCACAAGAGCTTAAAACTAAGCGGGAAAAATTCCCATTGACAATAGTGTACGTAGAAAGTTTAGAAGCATTGGGGTATTTCTACCAATTCATAAATTATGAGTTAAAAGAGGAGCAGTACATAGGTGAGGCAATTCCTGAAAATAGAATTTTTGGCCAGTTTCACAAGGATTATACATCACAAATGAAACAACACATACTGTTTGAACTACGGAAAGAGGAACCAAAACTAAGGTTGGTTTTGGCAACTGTGGCATTGGGGATGGGTCTAGATGCACCCGCAATTACTAGAATTATACATTGTAGGCCCCCAACTACATTGGAGAAATATTTCCAGGAGGTTGGCAGAGCAGGAAGAAAGGGTCAAAAAGCTGAGGCGTTAATGTACTATAATAACAATGATTTAGCGAAAAATCGTAAGGGTTTATCGGACGCTATGGTGCAATACTGCAAGACAAAAGATAAATGTCTGAGACTTCAGCTGCTACAATACTTTGGCTTTAATGAAACCAAATTTAATGGACCAATGTATGAATGTTGCAGTTACTGCAGGCagttacaataa